Part of the Halorussus sp. MSC15.2 genome, CGAACAGGAACTTGCCGATGGTCTCGGGGAGCAGCGGTTCCGCCTGTCCCTGGAGGGGGACCAGCGCCGTCATCAGCGGTCCACCTCCCCGAGAATCACGTCGAGGCTACCCAGTGCGGCCACGAGGTCGGGCACGTACTCGCCCTCGGCCATCGCCTCCAGCGAGTGGAGGTTGTTGAAGCACGGACTCCGAATCTTGAACCGGCCGGGCTTGTCGGTGCCGTCCGACCGGATGTAGATGCCGAGTTCGCCCTTCGCGCCCTCGACCGCCCGGTAGACTTCGGTGTCCGGGTCGGGCTTGAGGGTCCGCGGGACGTTGCTCTGGATGTTGCGCTCGTCCTCGGGCCAGTCTTCGAGCAGGTCGACACACTGGCTGATTATCTTGGCCGACTCCTCGACCTCGCGCATCCGGACGAGCAGTCGAGCGAAGTTGTCACACCCGTCCTCGGTCACGACGTCCCAGTCGAGTTCGTCGTAGTAGCCGTAGGGGTCGTCGCGACGCAGGTCGTAGTCGATGCCCGACGCGCGAGCGACCGGTCCCGTACAGCCGTACTGCTTGGCCGTCTCGGGTTCGAGGACGCCGGTGTCGATGGTCCGCTTCTGGAATATCTCGTTGCTCGTGATGAGGTCGTGGTACTCCTCCAGCGTCTCGGGCAGGTCGTCGATGAAGTCCCGGACCTTCCCGAAGAACTCCTCGCGGGGTTCGGGCAGGTCCCAGACGACCCCGCCGAGGCGGAAGTAGTTGAACATCATGCGCTGGCCCGTCAGGTCCTCCAGAATGTTCTGGACCTTCTCGCGGTCGCGCATGGCGTACATGAAGATGGCCGTGAAGTCGCCGTAGATGTCCAGACAGAACGTCCCGAGCGCCAGCATGTGCGCCGCGATGCGGCAGAGTTCGGCGCTCATCGTCCGGATTATCTGGGCGTACTCGGGCACCTCGATGTCGTTGAGGTCCTCCGCCACGCGAGCGTAGGCCCACTCGTTGAGCAGGCCCGCTGAGGAGTAGTCCCACCGGTCGGGGTACGGCATAATCTGGTGGCGGTAGGTGCCCTGCTGGCACATCTGCTCCTCGCAGCGGTGGAGGTAGCCGATGTCGGGTTCCACGTCCGCGACCTGCTCGCCGTCCAGCACCGTCTTGACGTGGAGCACGCCGTGGGTCGCCGGGTGGTGCGGACCGATGTTCAGGAACATCGTGTCCGACTCGCTGTCCTCCTGACTCTCGGCAAGCGGATTGACGTGCTCGTCCAGCGTGACGAGCTGGGGCTTATCTTGGTCGTAGTCCGAACTCAGCGGGTGACCCTGCCACGTCTCGGGCAACAGGATGCGCCGCAGGTCCGGGTGGTTCTC contains:
- a CDS encoding NADH-quinone oxidoreductase subunit D is translated as MQVAGVDYDAIEDLLGDRVIRRETHLNAEGFVVRPDEVEETLELLRDEAGFDHLSMLTAQDYEDRYESIYHLTKYDDRTQEVSVVVPTDPENPTSESAASVYKTAEWHEREAYDLVGIDYENHPDLRRILLPETWQGHPLSSDYDQDKPQLVTLDEHVNPLAESQEDSESDTMFLNIGPHHPATHGVLHVKTVLDGEQVADVEPDIGYLHRCEEQMCQQGTYRHQIMPYPDRWDYSSAGLLNEWAYARVAEDLNDIEVPEYAQIIRTMSAELCRIAAHMLALGTFCLDIYGDFTAIFMYAMRDREKVQNILEDLTGQRMMFNYFRLGGVVWDLPEPREEFFGKVRDFIDDLPETLEEYHDLITSNEIFQKRTIDTGVLEPETAKQYGCTGPVARASGIDYDLRRDDPYGYYDELDWDVVTEDGCDNFARLLVRMREVEESAKIISQCVDLLEDWPEDERNIQSNVPRTLKPDPDTEVYRAVEGAKGELGIYIRSDGTDKPGRFKIRSPCFNNLHSLEAMAEGEYVPDLVAALGSLDVILGEVDR